Proteins from one Streptomyces sp. NBC_00390 genomic window:
- a CDS encoding lipopolysaccharide biosynthesis protein: MPTSAGAGVVDPAGPTGAEAAVGPTPGGSGDSLFRNAYALMLSTGVSAALGLGFWLVAARYYSQEAVGEGSAAIAAMRLLASLTATTMIGAVVRYVPRAGRATGALVWRAYAGSSVVVCLACMVFLFTLDLWGPSFVPLRGITAGLVFTAACVGWALLTLQDGVLTGLRRAVWVPVGNAVFSLGKLLLLAVLAGVLPVLGIFVSWAAAIALSVLPLGWLVFRRLIPRQAAADHDREPPRSRDIGRFLAGDSVGALFSLAMINLLPVMVAVRFDAAHNGFFYIAYTVGGTMEFMAINMASSLTAHASHSPGTLAAGVRGALRRMALLLVPVVLFLVVLAPQILAPFGEEYAEHGTTVLRLLAAAALPRVVVELCIGVLRVQGRTGMLAALQGVMCALVLGSAALLLGPTGIDGAGWAVLLSMTVTALLCAPSLRTALTGRAAPQPVAYGTAWARRAAEHHGTDRARETARPRGAHDGAAAPASGIPVRVAAPGRAVAAEVRPREDAPGAGDGSSAAEERAVTTMWLLLGVVCGLFWAPLVQSADLAAADRVSGYELVRALPSLTLGAGLLLLVVQSAALALLRPRGGLLAATVVVTFAALHSAPPLLGRPPEPGWLPVAYQFLCLTALSVILHIAGLRVRARWSVVWLLTLCGWALQQQVAPVALPLLVLLLCAASVLALLRRRRPTD, from the coding sequence GTGCCCACGTCGGCCGGCGCCGGCGTGGTCGATCCGGCAGGGCCGACGGGAGCGGAGGCGGCCGTCGGCCCCACGCCGGGCGGGAGCGGGGACTCCCTGTTCCGGAACGCCTATGCGCTCATGCTCTCCACCGGCGTCTCCGCCGCGCTCGGGCTCGGATTCTGGCTCGTCGCCGCCCGGTACTACTCCCAGGAGGCCGTCGGTGAGGGCTCCGCCGCCATCGCCGCGATGCGCCTGCTCGCCTCCCTCACCGCGACCACCATGATCGGCGCCGTGGTGCGCTATGTGCCCCGGGCCGGGCGGGCGACGGGGGCGTTGGTGTGGCGGGCCTATGCGGGCAGCTCGGTCGTGGTGTGCCTGGCCTGCATGGTCTTCCTGTTCACTCTCGACCTCTGGGGACCGTCGTTCGTACCGCTGCGCGGCATCACCGCCGGGCTGGTCTTCACCGCGGCCTGTGTCGGCTGGGCGCTGCTGACTCTTCAGGACGGAGTGCTGACCGGGCTGCGCCGGGCCGTCTGGGTGCCCGTCGGCAACGCCGTGTTCTCGCTCGGCAAGCTGCTGCTGCTCGCCGTGCTCGCGGGCGTCCTGCCCGTTCTCGGCATCTTCGTGTCCTGGGCCGCGGCGATCGCCCTGTCCGTCCTGCCCCTCGGCTGGCTCGTCTTCCGCCGGCTCATCCCCCGCCAGGCTGCCGCCGACCACGACCGCGAGCCGCCGAGGTCGCGCGACATCGGGCGCTTCCTGGCGGGCGACTCGGTGGGCGCGCTGTTCTCGCTGGCGATGATCAATCTGCTGCCGGTGATGGTCGCCGTCCGCTTCGACGCCGCGCACAACGGCTTCTTCTACATCGCGTACACCGTCGGCGGAACGATGGAGTTCATGGCCATCAACATGGCCTCCTCGCTGACCGCGCACGCCTCGCACAGCCCCGGGACCCTGGCGGCCGGAGTGCGCGGTGCGCTGCGCCGGATGGCATTGCTGCTGGTGCCGGTCGTGCTGTTCCTGGTCGTCCTCGCCCCCCAGATCCTCGCGCCGTTCGGCGAGGAGTACGCCGAGCACGGCACGACCGTCCTGCGCCTGCTGGCCGCCGCCGCCCTGCCGCGCGTGGTGGTCGAGCTGTGCATCGGCGTTCTGCGCGTACAGGGGCGTACGGGAATGCTGGCCGCGCTCCAGGGCGTGATGTGCGCACTGGTCCTGGGCAGTGCGGCACTGCTGCTCGGCCCCACCGGCATCGACGGGGCCGGCTGGGCCGTGCTGCTGTCCATGACCGTCACGGCCCTGCTGTGCGCGCCCAGCCTTCGCACCGCCCTCACCGGCCGTGCGGCGCCGCAGCCGGTGGCGTACGGCACGGCCTGGGCGCGCCGGGCCGCCGAGCACCACGGCACGGACCGGGCCCGCGAGACCGCGCGTCCGCGCGGCGCGCACGACGGCGCCGCGGCCCCGGCGTCCGGTATCCCCGTCCGCGTGGCTGCGCCGGGGCGCGCCGTGGCGGCGGAGGTCCGGCCCCGCGAGGACGCTCCAGGGGCGGGGGACGGGAGTTCGGCCGCCGAGGAGCGCGCCGTCACCACGATGTGGCTGCTGCTCGGGGTGGTCTGCGGGCTGTTCTGGGCGCCCCTGGTGCAGTCGGCGGATCTCGCCGCCGCCGACCGGGTGTCCGGGTACGAGCTGGTGAGGGCGTTGCCCTCGCTCACGCTCGGGGCCGGCCTGCTGCTGCTCGTCGTGCAGAGTGCGGCCCTCGCCCTGCTGCGTCCGCGGGGCGGACTGCTCGCCGCCACCGTCGTGGTGACGTTCGCCGCGCTGCACAGCGCACCGCCGCTGCTCGGGCGCCCGCCCGAGCCGGGGTGGCTGCCCGTCGCCTACCAGTTCCTGTGCCTGACCGCCCTGTCGGTGATCCTGCACATCGCCGGACTTCGGGTCCGGGCCCGCTGGAGCGTGGTGTGGCTGCTCACCCTGTGCGGCTGGGCGCTGCAGCAGCAGGTCGCCCCCGTCGCTCTGCCGCTCCTTGTGCTCCTCCTCTGCGCGGCGTCGGTCCTCGCCCTGCTGCGCCGTCGCCGGCCCACCGATTGA
- a CDS encoding DegT/DnrJ/EryC1/StrS family aminotransferase, producing the protein MRRRLGRECLYMPSCRLGLYVALRHWCPPGGRVLMSPVNDDVIFFVVLAAGLRPVQAPLRADDGSIDTAAVPESTWRGLSAVITTNLYGNPDPASELRARCDRLGIPLIEDAAHAIGSVVDGRAVGGFGDASVFSLSKHTGAKTGGFLTVADPALREPLARARDLLLEPSRRASELGYALRPYAEAGVRGLRLTGAARAAVRLLGREERTGIRMELRPDELARALRVTPALDPFHSWIRVDLNQYRLTPGALRLRRTERLLTGLDTRLAACLEGTQRLLDTRWALPRPGPAQPLFRVPLLVADRDAAIAALARRRITVGYLYDPPLDAYAGERFTDPSPRPDTAAWFARHALPVDPLRARQVISVLTESGTRPARPPLAPHISARVPRMVKYAPPKLPAREERGV; encoded by the coding sequence ATGCGCCGCCGCCTGGGCAGGGAATGCCTGTACATGCCGTCCTGCCGTCTCGGGCTCTACGTGGCGCTGCGCCACTGGTGCCCGCCCGGCGGACGCGTACTGATGTCGCCGGTCAACGACGACGTGATCTTCTTCGTGGTGCTCGCGGCCGGACTGCGGCCGGTGCAGGCGCCGCTGCGCGCCGACGACGGCTCCATCGACACCGCGGCCGTGCCGGAATCGACCTGGCGCGGCCTGTCGGCCGTGATCACGACGAATCTCTACGGGAACCCCGATCCGGCGTCCGAACTGCGGGCGCGCTGCGACCGGTTGGGGATCCCCCTGATCGAGGACGCGGCGCACGCCATCGGCAGCGTGGTGGACGGCCGGGCGGTGGGCGGCTTCGGTGACGCGTCGGTCTTCAGCCTCTCCAAGCACACCGGCGCGAAGACCGGCGGCTTCCTGACCGTCGCCGACCCGGCGCTGCGGGAGCCGCTGGCGCGGGCGAGGGATCTGCTCCTGGAGCCGTCGCGACGGGCTTCGGAGCTGGGCTACGCCCTGCGCCCGTACGCCGAGGCGGGGGTGCGGGGCCTGCGGCTGACCGGGGCGGCGCGCGCCGCGGTGCGGCTGCTGGGCCGCGAGGAGCGCACCGGCATCCGGATGGAACTGCGCCCCGACGAGCTGGCCCGGGCGTTGAGGGTGACGCCCGCGCTCGACCCCTTCCACTCCTGGATACGGGTGGACCTGAACCAGTACCGCCTGACACCGGGCGCGCTGCGGCTGCGGCGCACCGAGCGGCTGCTGACCGGGCTCGACACGCGGCTCGCCGCCTGTCTGGAGGGCACCCAGCGGCTGCTGGACACGAGGTGGGCACTGCCCCGCCCGGGGCCCGCTCAGCCGCTGTTCCGGGTTCCGCTGCTGGTCGCCGACCGGGACGCGGCCATCGCGGCGCTCGCCCGCCGCCGGATCACGGTCGGCTATCTGTACGACCCGCCGCTCGACGCGTACGCCGGGGAGCGCTTCACCGATCCGTCGCCGCGGCCGGACACCGCGGCATGGTTCGCCCGGCATGCGCTGCCCGTCGATCCGCTGCGGGCACGGCAGGTGATCTCGGTCCTGACGGAGAGCGGCACGCGGCCGGCCCGGCCACCACTGGCACCGCACATCTCCGCGCGGGTGCCGCGGATGGTGAAGTACGCACCGCCCAAGCTGCCGGCGCGGGAGGAACGCGGTGTCTGA
- a CDS encoding RNA polymerase sigma factor SigF, which yields MEETMSPRLDDSRTLNAPSTLPTPRGEQAPATAPAAAPAPDLVPEISGMPPLGELRPLDARELSKTLFARLGSLEEGTHEHAYVRNTLVELNLALVKFAASRFRTRSEPMDDIVQVGTIGLIKAIDRFELSRGVEFPTFAMPTIIGEIKRFFRDTSWSVRVPRRLQELRIELAKAGDELSQQLDRAPTAGELAERLGISRHEVAEGMAASNAYTASSLDAQPEEDDSESALADRIGYEDHGLEGIEYVESLKPLIAGLPPRDRKILSLRFVANMTQSEIGEELGISQMHVSRLLTRTLVKLRKALTVEE from the coding sequence ATGGAGGAGACCATGTCACCCCGGCTCGACGATTCGCGCACCCTCAACGCGCCGTCGACACTGCCCACCCCCAGGGGCGAACAGGCCCCGGCCACCGCTCCGGCAGCCGCTCCGGCACCGGACCTCGTTCCGGAGATCTCCGGGATGCCCCCGCTGGGCGAGCTGCGCCCGCTGGATGCGCGCGAGCTGTCCAAGACGCTCTTCGCCCGCCTCGGCTCCCTCGAAGAGGGCACGCACGAGCACGCATACGTCCGCAACACCCTGGTCGAACTCAATCTGGCGCTGGTCAAGTTCGCCGCCTCCCGCTTCCGCACCCGCAGCGAGCCGATGGACGACATCGTCCAGGTCGGCACGATCGGTCTGATCAAGGCGATCGACCGGTTCGAGCTCAGCCGCGGCGTCGAGTTCCCGACCTTCGCGATGCCGACCATCATCGGCGAGATCAAGCGCTTCTTCCGGGACACCAGTTGGTCGGTGCGGGTGCCGCGCCGCCTGCAGGAGCTGCGCATCGAGCTGGCGAAGGCGGGCGACGAGCTCTCCCAGCAGCTCGACCGCGCGCCCACGGCCGGCGAACTCGCCGAGCGCCTCGGCATCAGCAGGCACGAAGTCGCCGAGGGCATGGCGGCCAGCAACGCGTACACGGCGAGCTCGCTGGACGCCCAGCCCGAGGAGGACGACTCCGAGAGTGCGCTCGCGGACCGTATCGGCTACGAGGACCACGGGCTCGAAGGCATCGAGTACGTCGAGTCGCTGAAGCCGCTGATCGCCGGCCTTCCGCCACGGGACCGTAAAATCCTCTCCCTCCGTTTCGTGGCCAACATGACCCAGTCGGAGATCGGCGAGGAGCTCGGGATCTCGCAGATGCACGTGTCCCGGCTGCTGACGCGCACCCTGGTCAAGCTGCGTAAGGCGCTGACCGTCGAGGAGTGA
- a CDS encoding STAS domain-containing protein: MDRGTVGSTNRGRLQVEVRTEGRSEVVCPAGELDHHTAELLSTPLDDAIERGRVRLVIDCSQLEFCDSTGLNVLLGARLKAEAGGGGVHLAGMLPVVARVFEITGADAVFTVHDSLEAALAD, encoded by the coding sequence ATGGACCGCGGGACGGTCGGCAGCACGAATCGGGGCCGGCTTCAGGTCGAGGTTCGGACCGAGGGCCGCAGCGAGGTGGTGTGCCCGGCGGGTGAGCTGGATCACCACACGGCCGAATTGCTCAGCACACCTCTGGACGATGCGATCGAACGGGGCCGGGTGCGCCTGGTCATCGACTGCTCACAGCTCGAGTTCTGCGACTCCACCGGACTCAATGTCCTGCTCGGGGCCCGGCTGAAGGCCGAGGCGGGCGGGGGAGGGGTGCACTTGGCGGGGATGCTGCCCGTGGTGGCCAGGGTGTTCGAGATCACCGGAGCGGACGCGGTCTTCACCGTGCACGACTCCCTCGAGGCGGCGCTGGCCGACTGA